From a region of the Xanthomonas rydalmerensis genome:
- a CDS encoding J domain-containing protein, giving the protein MPKRQDPSCTTAGDALPVRGRVGAVASTRATPARKRFDSLIKRLERARAQLHAWQDALPRWEQRFHEQVDPLLRERDAAQGQLLRELDAAHAAYKLSKRDRADLSECICELAALLIEDGDNDALKDIYDRHSPIGFEQGQAESEALLKSVVGEEFGLTEEELAHIQSPEALYAQVQERLHAQQAHAAGRAQQRDRRRRAGAGKATQVAADPQQARRALYRNLVAALHPDREPDPQQRARKTALMQRLNQAYQDDDLLALLELQLEIGQLDQAGIAAMAEERIRDYNSLFATQLQQVEQTLAGLVDDFMGRYGLYDGRAPQPQRLDALLAQIKRQVQEEIRSCADDRAAVRSADTLKQWLKRERERARLAEQELDDAMYDAMLLDQRW; this is encoded by the coding sequence ATGCCTAAGCGGCAGGACCCCTCGTGCACCACGGCCGGCGATGCGTTGCCGGTCCGTGGCCGCGTCGGCGCCGTCGCATCGACACGCGCGACGCCGGCGCGCAAGCGGTTCGATTCCCTGATCAAGCGTCTGGAGCGCGCCCGCGCCCAGTTGCATGCGTGGCAGGACGCATTGCCGCGGTGGGAGCAGCGTTTCCACGAGCAGGTCGATCCCTTGCTGCGAGAGCGCGACGCTGCGCAGGGGCAGTTGCTGCGGGAACTGGATGCGGCGCATGCGGCCTACAAGTTGAGCAAGCGCGATCGCGCCGATCTGTCCGAGTGCATCTGCGAACTGGCCGCGCTGTTGATCGAGGACGGCGACAACGACGCGCTGAAGGACATCTACGATCGCCATAGCCCGATCGGCTTCGAGCAGGGACAGGCCGAATCCGAGGCGCTGTTGAAGTCGGTGGTCGGCGAGGAGTTCGGGCTGACCGAAGAAGAACTGGCGCACATCCAGTCCCCCGAGGCGTTGTATGCGCAGGTCCAGGAGCGTCTGCACGCACAGCAGGCGCATGCGGCCGGGCGCGCCCAGCAGCGCGACAGGCGCCGCCGTGCCGGTGCCGGCAAGGCCACGCAGGTCGCTGCCGACCCGCAACAGGCACGGCGCGCGCTGTATCGCAACCTGGTGGCTGCGCTGCATCCGGACCGCGAACCCGATCCGCAGCAGCGCGCGCGCAAGACCGCCTTGATGCAGCGCCTCAACCAGGCCTATCAGGACGACGATCTGCTGGCGTTGCTGGAACTGCAACTGGAGATCGGTCAGTTGGATCAGGCCGGCATCGCGGCGATGGCGGAGGAGCGCATCCGCGATTACAACAGCCTGTTCGCCACGCAACTGCAGCAGGTCGAGCAGACATTGGCCGGGCTGGTCGATGACTTCATGGGGCGTTACGGTCTTTACGACGGTCGCGCCCCGCAACCGCAGCGTCTGGATGCGCTGTTGGCGCAGATCAAGCGGCAAGTGCAGGAGGAGATCCGCTCCTGTGCAGACGATCGCGCTGCCGTGCGGAGCGCCGATACGCTCAAGCAATGGTTGAAGCGTGAGCGCGAGCGAGCGCGGCTGGCCGAGCAGGAACTGGACGACGCGATGTACGACGCCATGCTTCTGGACCAGCGCTGGTGA
- the holA gene encoding DNA polymerase III subunit delta: protein MELRPEQLATQPASQPLQPVYLIAGPETLRVLEAADAVRARARAAGISEREVFDADGRDFDWGQLYSSFNAPSLFSAQRLIELRLPSGKPGKEGGEVIAAFCADPPPDVVLLITCNEWSKAHQGKWADAVGRIGTIAVAWAIKPHELGDWIERRLRSKGLRADAGAVQRLAERVEGNLLAAAQEIDKLALLADGQGLDVAAMESLVADAARYDVFRLAEATLGGQAPAVRRMLAGLRAEGEAVAALLPILIKELLRTAALAKVQAAGGNLAAEMKGQGIWESRQAPFKRALQRHAEPRRWERFAAEAGRIDRIAKGRADGDAWIALERLLLAIAEARAVRLLVV from the coding sequence ATGGAACTGCGTCCCGAACAACTCGCCACCCAGCCGGCATCGCAGCCGCTGCAGCCGGTCTACCTGATCGCCGGACCGGAAACCCTGCGCGTGCTCGAGGCGGCCGACGCGGTGCGCGCGCGCGCGCGCGCCGCCGGCATCAGTGAGCGCGAGGTGTTCGATGCCGACGGCCGCGATTTCGACTGGGGCCAGCTGTATTCCAGTTTCAATGCGCCCAGCCTGTTCAGCGCGCAACGCCTGATCGAGCTTCGCCTGCCCAGCGGCAAGCCCGGCAAGGAGGGCGGCGAGGTCATCGCTGCGTTCTGCGCCGACCCGCCGCCGGACGTGGTGCTGCTGATCACCTGCAACGAGTGGAGCAAGGCGCACCAGGGCAAGTGGGCCGACGCCGTCGGGCGCATCGGCACCATCGCCGTGGCCTGGGCGATCAAGCCGCACGAACTGGGCGACTGGATCGAGCGGCGCCTGCGCAGCAAGGGCCTGCGCGCCGATGCCGGCGCGGTGCAACGCCTGGCCGAGCGGGTGGAAGGCAACCTGCTGGCGGCGGCGCAGGAGATCGACAAGCTGGCGCTGCTGGCCGACGGCCAGGGCCTGGACGTGGCGGCGATGGAGTCGCTGGTCGCCGATGCCGCGCGCTACGACGTGTTCCGCCTGGCCGAGGCCACCCTCGGCGGCCAGGCGCCGGCGGTGCGGCGCATGCTTGCCGGCCTGCGCGCCGAGGGCGAGGCAGTGGCCGCGCTGCTGCCGATCCTGATCAAGGAACTGCTGCGCACCGCCGCCCTGGCCAAGGTGCAGGCCGCCGGGGGCAACCTGGCGGCGGAGATGAAAGGGCAGGGCATCTGGGAATCGCGGCAGGCGCCGTTCAAGCGCGCCCTGCAGCGGCACGCCGAACCGCGCCGCTGGGAACGCTTCGCCGCCGAGGCCGGTCGCATCGACCGCATCGCCAAGGGCCGCGCCGACGGCGACGCCTGGATCGCCCTGGAGCGCCTGCTGCTGGCGATCGCCGAGGCGCGGGCGGTGCGGTTGTTGGTGGTATGA
- the rlmH gene encoding 23S rRNA (pseudouridine(1915)-N(3))-methyltransferase RlmH has translation MKARLIATGERAPAWVAQGFAEYRKRLSHWLPLDLVEIEPGLRGKGRDAQRAIEDEGRRVLAALPKNALVVALDVPGKQHSSEQLAQRMEHWRGQGRDLAFLIGGPEGHSPEVLAVASESWSLGPLTLPHMLVRLVVAEQLYRAAAMLANHPYHRA, from the coding sequence ATGAAGGCGCGCCTCATCGCCACCGGCGAGCGTGCTCCGGCCTGGGTGGCGCAGGGCTTCGCCGAGTATCGCAAGCGGCTCTCGCACTGGCTGCCGCTGGACCTGGTCGAGATCGAGCCTGGCCTGCGCGGCAAGGGCCGCGATGCGCAACGCGCCATCGAGGACGAGGGCCGCCGGGTCCTGGCCGCGCTGCCGAAGAACGCGTTGGTGGTGGCGCTGGACGTGCCGGGCAAGCAGCACAGTTCCGAGCAACTGGCGCAACGCATGGAGCACTGGCGTGGGCAGGGGCGCGATCTGGCCTTTCTGATCGGCGGGCCCGAGGGCCATTCGCCGGAAGTGCTGGCGGTTGCCAGCGAATCCTGGTCGCTGGGGCCGCTGACCCTGCCGCACATGCTGGTCCGGCTGGTGGTGGCCGAGCAGCTGTACCGCGCTGCGGCGATGCTGGCCAATCATCCCTACCACCGCGCCTGA
- a CDS encoding TonB-dependent receptor — protein sequence MNTPTQRRATRRTLLCASVAGVLATLAGPAAFAQEAATNLDRITVTGSNIPRTNTETPAPVQVVSRQEIDRSGKTSLGEYLQTLTANGAGAVPKSFGQGFAGGGSGISLRGLGAGSTLVLLNGRRMATYGLADDGQKVFTDLSTIPLDAVERVEVLKDGASAIYGSDAIAGVVNIILRSDFQGAILRGSYGISGDGDGDARKATLTAGTGDLSRDGWNAFFSLDVGKTDAIKIGDRKDRKWIGTGDIRRWGYAAQDAQFLGGAYRSGGTNIGSLNGPNGSVFDTSGQLVALPGCAGLTTIPGQNEATSQAQGCLWDPVQQFRDLSPEEKYVNVFGRASFAFGEGGEIYTEIGYSKKNTVFSNTPSNVSGGWGYPGGPVNANSGPGATVLYAGHPDNPLPYDARVRYSAWDVGPRVTDNTNEFNRFLVGVKGNWGDWSYDTGYLHSGTVLTSTRTGFLRYSAVRCVLGNPACPAGTWRIGDNANLNSQALYDYISPTINARAKSGLDMFNFTVSRSLADLKGGPLGLALGAEWRKTSNSLTPQTYTDIGDIIGLGYSAYDGTQNVYAGYVELSAPVLEQLELSAALRYDKYDGGDGKATPKLGVKWTPAEWIALRASYAEGFRAPNPAENGNGGLAAFSNAADPVRCAISASECGTRSVAIITRPNPALKPEESKSYSVGFVLQPTSTTSLTVDGWEIKRTNEIAPSSTRDAILAGNVLRDSNNIGGVPNSGTILAVNTGYVNANSSRVRGIDTDIRQTFAIGPGQLELDAQWSHLLKFERTEGGSTVDYVGTHGNCDVTNCIGTPQDRINFGTTWKQGSWSVSGVVNYIDSIENKDSRGGEYQAFYADGTPVKKIASFTTFDLSGRWNITEAFELSASVENVFDRIAPLDPTTYGAVNYNPLHVSGAIGRYFTVGAKYTFN from the coding sequence GTGAACACCCCGACCCAACGGCGTGCAACCCGCCGTACCCTGCTGTGTGCCTCCGTCGCCGGCGTTCTCGCCACCCTCGCAGGCCCTGCCGCCTTCGCCCAGGAAGCGGCCACCAATCTCGACCGCATCACCGTCACCGGTTCCAACATCCCGCGCACCAATACCGAGACCCCGGCACCGGTGCAGGTGGTGAGCCGCCAGGAAATCGACCGCAGCGGCAAGACCTCGCTGGGCGAGTACCTGCAGACCCTGACCGCCAATGGCGCTGGTGCGGTTCCGAAGAGCTTCGGCCAAGGTTTCGCCGGCGGCGGCTCCGGCATTTCGCTGCGCGGCCTGGGTGCCGGTTCCACCCTGGTACTGCTGAACGGCCGACGCATGGCCACCTACGGCCTGGCCGACGACGGACAGAAGGTCTTCACCGACCTGAGCACGATCCCGCTGGACGCGGTCGAGCGGGTCGAAGTGCTGAAGGACGGTGCCTCGGCGATCTACGGCTCCGACGCCATCGCCGGTGTGGTCAACATCATCCTGCGCAGCGACTTCCAGGGCGCGATCCTGCGCGGCTCCTACGGCATCTCCGGCGATGGCGACGGCGATGCGCGCAAGGCGACCCTGACCGCCGGTACCGGCGACCTGTCCCGCGACGGCTGGAACGCATTCTTCAGCCTGGACGTGGGCAAGACCGACGCGATCAAGATCGGCGACCGCAAGGATCGCAAGTGGATCGGCACCGGCGACATCCGCCGCTGGGGCTACGCGGCGCAGGACGCGCAGTTTCTCGGCGGCGCCTACCGCAGCGGCGGCACCAACATCGGCAGCCTGAACGGCCCGAACGGCTCGGTGTTCGACACCAGCGGGCAACTGGTCGCGCTGCCCGGCTGCGCCGGCCTGACCACCATCCCGGGGCAGAACGAGGCTACCTCGCAGGCGCAGGGTTGCCTGTGGGATCCGGTGCAGCAGTTCCGCGACCTGTCACCCGAAGAGAAGTACGTCAACGTGTTCGGCCGCGCCAGCTTCGCCTTCGGCGAGGGCGGCGAGATCTACACCGAGATCGGCTACTCGAAGAAGAACACGGTCTTTTCCAATACCCCCTCCAACGTGTCCGGCGGCTGGGGCTACCCGGGCGGCCCGGTCAACGCCAACAGCGGCCCCGGTGCCACCGTGCTCTACGCCGGCCATCCGGACAACCCGCTGCCCTACGACGCGCGCGTGCGCTACAGCGCCTGGGACGTGGGTCCGCGCGTCACCGACAACACCAACGAGTTCAACCGCTTCCTGGTCGGCGTGAAGGGCAACTGGGGCGACTGGAGCTACGACACCGGCTATTTGCACTCCGGCACCGTCCTGACCAGCACGCGCACCGGCTTCCTGCGCTATAGCGCGGTGCGTTGCGTGCTGGGCAATCCGGCCTGCCCGGCCGGCACCTGGCGCATCGGCGACAACGCCAACCTGAACTCGCAGGCGCTCTACGACTACATCTCGCCGACCATCAACGCGCGTGCCAAGTCTGGCCTGGACATGTTCAACTTCACCGTCTCGCGCAGCCTGGCCGACCTCAAGGGCGGACCGCTGGGCCTGGCGCTGGGCGCGGAATGGCGCAAGACCAGCAACAGCCTGACCCCGCAGACCTACACCGACATCGGCGACATCATCGGCCTGGGCTATTCGGCCTACGACGGCACCCAGAACGTCTATGCCGGCTACGTCGAATTGTCCGCACCGGTGCTGGAACAACTGGAACTGTCGGCGGCACTGCGCTACGACAAGTACGACGGCGGCGACGGCAAGGCCACGCCGAAGCTTGGCGTGAAGTGGACCCCGGCCGAGTGGATCGCGCTGCGCGCCAGCTATGCGGAAGGCTTCCGGGCGCCGAACCCGGCCGAAAACGGCAACGGCGGCCTGGCCGCGTTTTCCAATGCGGCCGATCCGGTGCGCTGCGCGATCAGTGCCAGCGAGTGCGGGACGCGTTCGGTGGCGATCATCACCCGCCCGAACCCGGCGCTGAAGCCCGAGGAATCCAAGAGCTACTCGGTGGGCTTCGTGCTGCAGCCGACATCGACGACCTCGCTGACCGTGGACGGCTGGGAGATCAAACGCACCAACGAGATCGCCCCGAGCAGTACCCGCGATGCGATCCTTGCCGGCAACGTGCTGCGCGACAGCAACAACATCGGCGGCGTCCCCAACAGCGGCACCATCCTGGCAGTCAACACCGGTTACGTGAACGCGAACTCCTCGCGCGTGCGCGGCATCGACACCGACATCCGCCAGACCTTCGCGATCGGCCCGGGCCAGTTGGAGCTGGACGCGCAGTGGAGCCACCTGCTCAAGTTCGAGCGCACCGAAGGCGGCAGCACCGTCGACTACGTGGGCACGCACGGCAACTGCGACGTGACCAACTGCATCGGCACGCCGCAGGACCGCATCAACTTCGGCACCACCTGGAAGCAGGGCAGCTGGAGCGTGAGCGGCGTGGTGAACTACATCGACAGCATCGAGAACAAGGACAGCCGCGGCGGCGAGTACCAGGCGTTCTACGCCGACGGCACGCCGGTCAAGAAGATCGCCTCGTTCACCACCTTCGATCTGTCGGGCCGCTGGAACATCACCGAGGCGTTCGAACTGAGCGCGTCGGTGGAGAACGTGTTCGACCGGATCGCGCCGCTGGATCCGACCACCTACGGTGCGGTCAACTACAACCCGCTGCACGTCAGCGGTGCGATCGGCCGCTACTTCACGGTGGGCGCGAAGTACACGTTCAACTGA
- the lptE gene encoding LPS assembly lipoprotein LptE, translated as MTRLLLAFVLAASLTACGFHLRNKLTLPADTPSVKVVSSAPYSELAKLLERGLRAAGAEIAPKDVNTGVARLEVLSERWGDLPIALDAEGRAQEYSLRYAAIFVFLRADGSVLVPQQVIELSRDYVSPPTDATGTSTEREILADELRREMSASMLRRIDSVVRAQVRDGKDVNAAPPSTDGTPVEGKPVDGKPATTPQP; from the coding sequence ATGACCCGACTCCTGCTCGCTTTCGTCCTCGCGGCGTCCCTGACCGCCTGCGGTTTCCACCTGCGCAACAAGCTGACCCTGCCGGCCGACACGCCGTCGGTGAAGGTGGTGTCCTCGGCACCGTACAGCGAGCTGGCCAAGCTGCTCGAGCGCGGCCTGCGCGCGGCCGGCGCCGAGATCGCACCCAAGGACGTCAATACCGGCGTGGCCCGCCTGGAAGTGCTGTCCGAGCGCTGGGGCGACCTGCCGATCGCGCTCGACGCCGAGGGCCGTGCCCAGGAATACAGCCTGCGCTACGCGGCGATCTTCGTATTCCTGCGCGCCGACGGCAGCGTGCTGGTGCCGCAGCAGGTGATCGAACTGTCGCGCGACTACGTGTCGCCGCCGACCGACGCCACCGGTACCTCCACCGAGCGCGAGATCCTCGCCGACGAACTGCGCCGCGAGATGTCGGCGTCGATGCTGCGCCGGATCGACAGCGTGGTGCGGGCGCAGGTGCGCGACGGCAAGGACGTCAACGCCGCGCCGCCGTCCACCGACGGCACGCCGGTCGAAGGGAAGCCGGTCGACGGCAAGCCGGCGACCACGCCGCAGCCTTGA
- the rsfS gene encoding ribosome silencing factor, protein MSSQAHVIKTQVPNPPPPLPVLLAHVREAVEELKAKDIAEIDVRGKSSVTDYLVIVSGTSTRHVKSIADEVIKFAKRLDVMPLGVEGEREAEWVLVDLGDVVVHVMLPRVREFYALERLWTVGDQPPGDDDGDDTARDA, encoded by the coding sequence TTGTCCAGTCAAGCCCACGTCATCAAGACCCAAGTCCCCAATCCGCCGCCGCCGCTGCCGGTCCTGCTCGCCCACGTCCGCGAGGCGGTCGAGGAACTCAAGGCCAAGGACATCGCGGAAATCGACGTGCGCGGCAAGTCCAGCGTCACCGATTACCTGGTCATCGTGTCCGGTACCTCCACCCGCCACGTCAAGTCGATCGCCGACGAAGTGATCAAGTTCGCCAAGCGCCTGGACGTGATGCCGCTGGGCGTGGAAGGCGAGCGCGAGGCCGAGTGGGTGCTGGTCGATCTCGGCGACGTGGTGGTGCACGTGATGCTGCCGCGGGTGCGCGAGTTCTATGCGCTGGAGCGGCTGTGGACGGTCGGCGACCAGCCGCCAGGCGACGACGACGGCGACGACACGGCACGCGATGCCTAA
- the nadD gene encoding nicotinate-nucleotide adenylyltransferase — protein sequence MTAGIGESGLGIGNSGDPAQAAGSSRIPNPESRPLTLVYGGTFDPIHNGHLAIARAARDAFGVPVRLMPAADPPHRPAPGADAQQRCAMLALAIADTPGLLLDLHELRRAQARPGVASYSIDTVRELRAELGADAPLALLIGSDSFVGFSGWREWRALLEAAHLIVADRAGSGWERAVPAELAQAVAGRWADTPQALTRAPGGRLWCLRQPLRSESASLVRARIAAGEDWAALLPAPVAAYIRDHGLYAPGAAPAG from the coding sequence ATGACGGCTGGGATTGGGGAGTCGGGATTGGGGATTGGCAACAGCGGCGATCCCGCGCAGGCGGCTGGTTCATCCCGAATCCCGAATCCCGAATCCCGGCCTCTCACCCTCGTCTACGGCGGCACCTTCGATCCCATCCACAACGGCCACCTGGCGATCGCGCGGGCGGCGCGGGATGCGTTCGGGGTGCCGGTGCGGCTGATGCCGGCGGCCGATCCGCCGCACCGCCCGGCGCCCGGCGCCGATGCGCAGCAGCGCTGCGCGATGCTGGCGCTGGCGATCGCCGACACGCCCGGGCTGCTGCTGGACCTGCACGAGCTGCGCCGCGCGCAGGCCCGGCCCGGCGTGGCGTCCTACAGCATCGACACGGTGCGCGAACTGCGGGCCGAGCTCGGTGCCGACGCGCCGCTGGCGCTGCTGATCGGCAGCGACAGCTTCGTCGGCTTCAGCGGCTGGCGCGAATGGCGGGCGCTGCTCGAGGCCGCGCATCTGATCGTCGCCGACCGCGCCGGCAGTGGCTGGGAGCGGGCGGTGCCGGCGGAACTGGCGCAGGCGGTGGCCGGGCGCTGGGCCGACACGCCGCAGGCGCTGACCCGCGCGCCGGGCGGGCGGCTGTGGTGCCTGCGGCAACCGCTGCGCAGCGAATCGGCCAGCCTGGTGCGCGCGCGCATCGCCGCCGGCGAGGACTGGGCGGCCTTGCTGCCGGCGCCGGTGGCCGCCTACATCCGCGACCATGGCCTGTATGCGCCCGGCGCCGCCCCCGCTGGCTGA